Proteins encoded within one genomic window of Bombus vancouverensis nearcticus chromosome 4, iyBomVanc1_principal, whole genome shotgun sequence:
- the unc-104 gene encoding kinesin family member unc-104 isoform X10, with protein sequence MSSVKVAVRVRPFNNREISREAQCIIEMSGNTTSILNPKAPPGSKDALKSFNYDYSYFSMDPNDANYSSQLMVYKDIGEEMLEHAFEGYNVCIFAYGQTGAGKSYTMMGKQEEGQEGIIPQICKDLFRKISRNSNECLKYSVEVSYMEIYCERVRDLLNPKNKGNLRVREHPLLGPYVEDLSKLAVMSYQDIHDLIDEGNKARTVAATNMNETSSRSHAVFTIFFTQQKQDSATGLVTEKVSKISLVDLAGSERADSTGAKGTRLKEGANINKSLTTLGKVISALAEIATKKKKKADFIPYRDSVLTWLLRENLGGNSKTAMIAAVSPADINYDETLSTLRYADRAKQIVCKAVVNEDANAKLIRELKEEIQKLRELLKQEGIDVQEGDEIVRATKREDDVKESRPRIPSHTTSTIAEEAVDQLQASEKLIAELNETWEEKLKRTEIIRLQREAVFAEMGVAVKEDGVTVGVFSPKKTPHLVNLNEDPLMSECLIYYIKDGFTRIGSAEANIPQDIQLCGPHILSEHCVFENHEGIITLIPKKGALIYVNGREVTEPIVLKTGSRVILGKNHVFRFNHPDQVRERREKGSPAETPGNGETVDWNFAQIELLEKQGIDLKAEMEKRLLALEEQFRKEKEEADQLFEEQRKNYEARIDALQRQVEEQSMTMSMYSSYTPEDFNNIEEDIFESNWTEREFQLAAWAFRKWKYHQFTSLRDDLWGNAIFLKEANAISVELKKKVQFQFTLLTDTLYSPLPSDLLPVIDDEEEEERPFPRTIVAVEVQDTKNGATHYWTLDKLRQRLELMREMYHNEAELSPTSPDFNIESITGGDPFYDRFPWFRMVGRSFVYLSNLMYPVPLIHKVAIVNEKGDVKGYLRVAVQAVVEEENSEYSSGVRQSARISFEDDLFGNQKQNKRNTLLTQTLEKNRQILLHEERVVEGHNEQKEVKDEDDIGDADSGRGDSSVSSDMKEEDLPDHLQLGSEFTFRVTVLQAMGISTEYADIFCQFNFLHRHDEAFSTEPVKNTGKGCPPGFYHVQNITVTVTKSFLEYLKTQPIVFEVFGHYQQHPLHKDAKLEYVRQPPKRMLPPSIPISQPVRSPKFGSVLPSPSTSHVHAKYDVLVWFEICELAPNGEYVPSVVDHSDDLPCRGLFLLHQGIQRRIRITIVHEPASELRWKDVRELVVGRIRNTPEPEEEDNDSSVLSLGLFPGEYLEVPGDDRCMFRFEAAWDSSLHNSALLNRVTAYGEQIFMTISAYLELENCGRPAIITKDLSMIIYGRDARVGPRSLKHLFSGSYRNQEANRLSGVYELVLRRSSEAGVQRRQRRVLDTSSTYVRGEENLHGWRPRGDSLIFDHQWELEKLTRLEEVERVRHTLLLREKLGIDKVSFCNKISHDFTKSEKEVCNMMAKATNETHASPVKLKRSTSKDVYEPWEMTEREKELATKYIKLIQGRIPSKEPILLSDVSPGEDTMADMTASMISSVISSSSQELSSPERARLQELQESILASESANQPCTIAPAPLGSSSPSKENLVLYVPEVEEIRISPVIARKGYLNVLEHKTNGWKKRWVAVRRPYVLIFREEKDPVERALINLATAQVEYSEDQLAMVKVPNTFSVVTKHRGYLLQTLGDKEVYDWLYAINPLLAGQIRSKLARKGPATNLNNASPVGLVPPIDQQSNQNK encoded by the exons ATGTCGTCGGTAAAGGTGGCGGTGAGGGTACGGCCCTTCAACAATCGAGAGATCTCCCGTGAGGCACAATGTATCATCGAAATGTCCGGCAATACTACTT CGATATTGAATCCCAAAGCACCACCGGGCAGCAAAGATGCGCTCAAGAGCTTCAATTACGATTATTCCTATTTTTCCATGGAC CCAAACGACGCAAATTATTCTTCACAACTAATGGTCTACAAGGATATCGGCGAAGAGATGTTGGAGCATGCTTTCGAAG GTTACAACGTCTGTATATTCGCTTATGGACAGACCGGTGCTGGCAAATCGTACACCATGATGGGTAAACAAGAAGAAGGTCAAGAGGGAATAATACCTCAAATTTGCAAGGACCTCTTTAGAAAAATCAGTCGCAATTCAAATGAGTGCCTGAAGTATTCTGTTGAAGTGAGTTATATGGAAATATACTGCGAAAGGGTGCGGGATCTCTTAAATCCCAAGAACAAAGGAAACCTTCGTGTACGGGAGCATCCTCTGCTTGGACCGTACGTTGAGGACCTGTCCAAATTGGCGGTGATGTCGTATCAAGATATTCATGATCTTATCGATGAAGGGAACAAGGCAAG gaCGGTAGCAGCCACAAATATGAACGAAACGTCTAGCAGATCTCATGCCGTATTTACGATATTCTTCACGCAACAAAAGCAGGATTCTGCAACAGGATTAGTGACAGAAAAAGTCAGCAAAATCTCCCTGGTCGATTTGGCGGGTTCTGAAAGGGCTGATTCTACTGGTGCAAAGGGTACGAGGTTGAAAGAAGGTGCCAATATTAACAAAAGCTTGACGACCCTTGGAAAGGTTATCAGTGCCCTTGCTGAAATT GCgactaaaaagaagaaaaaggctGATTTCATCCCCTATAGAGATTCTGTTCTAACGTGGCTTTTGAGAGAAAATCTAGGAGGTAATTCTAAAACAGCAATGATTGCGGCAGTGAGTCCAGCGGACATCAATTACGATGAAACCCTCTCCACCTTACG ATATGCAGACAGAGCGAAACAAATAGTTTGCAAAGCCGTCGTCAACGAAGACGCGAACGCGAAGCTTATCAGAGAACTCAAAGAAGAGATTCAAAAATTGCGGGAATTGCTGAAACAAGAGGGTATTGATGTTCAAGAAG GGGATGAAATCGTCCGAGCAACCAAACGCGAGGACGACGTGAAGGAAAGTCGACCCAGAATCCCATCTCACACCACATCGACTATCGCTGAAGAAGCAGTGGATCAATTGCAAGCTTCAGAAAAACTTATAGCcg AATTGAATGAAACATGGGAAGAGAAGCTGAAACGAACCGAGATAATTCGTTTACAACGCGAGGCGGTGTTCGCCGAAATGGGGGTTGCTGTGAAAGAGGATGGAGTCACGGTTGGTGTATTCTCTCCAAAAAAGACTCCTCACTTGGTGAATCTGAATGAGGATCCGCTCATGTCCGAGTGTTTGATTTACTACATCAAGGATGGCTTCACACGTATCGGTAGCGCCGAAGCTAACATACCGCAAGATATACAGTTATGTGGTCCTCACATACTGAGCGAGCACTGCGTCTTCGAGAATCACGAGGGTATTATTACCCTGATTCCGAAGAAAGGAGCTTTAATTTACGTCAATGGACGTGAGGTCACTGAACCGATCGTTCTGAAGACCGGATCTCGCGTCATCTTAGGAAAGAATCATGTGTTCAGATTCAATCATCCTGATCAGG TCCGTGAACGAAGAGAGAAGGGATCTCCAGCAGAAACTCCTGGAAATGGAGAAACAGTCGACTGGAACTTTGCACAGATTGAATTACTGGAAAAACAAGGAATTGATCTAAAAGCTGAGATGGAGAAGAGATTATTAGCTTTGGAAGAACAATTCCgtaaagagaaggaagaggcgGACCAATTGTTCGAAGAGCAAAGAAAG AACTACGAGGCCCGAATAGACGCACTGCAACGACAGGTTGAGGAACAAAGCATGACGATGTCAATGTACAGCAGTTATACCCCCGAAGACTTTAACAATATCGAGGAAGATATTTTCG AGAGCAACTGGACCGAGAGAGAGTTCCAACTGGCCGCTTGGGCCTTCCGCAAGTGGAAATATCATCAATTCACAAGTCTTCGGGATGATCTATGGGGCAACGCTATATTCCTCAAAGAAGCTAACGCTATTTCTGTCGAACTCAAAAAGAAG GTACAATTCCAGTTTACTTTGCTCACGGATACGCTTTACTCGCCGCTTCCTTCGGATCTCTTACCTGTCATtgacgacgaggaagaagaagaaaggccATTCCCGCGTACTATAGTTGCTGTAGAAGTTCAAGACACGAAGAATGGCGCGACACATTACTGGACACTCGATAAACTTAG ACAAAGACTTGAACTGATGCGAGAAATGTATCACAACGAGGCAGAATTGTCGCCGACATCCCCGGATTTTAATATCGAGTCCATCACTGGAGGTGATCCATTCTACGACCGTTTTCCCTGGTTCCGAATGGTTGGCAG GTCTTTCGTATATCTAAGCAATCTTATGTATCCCGTACCATTGATCCACAAAGTAGCGATAGTAAACGAAAAGGGAGACGTAAAAGGCTACTTGCGTGTAGCTGTGCAAGCTGTTGTTG AAGAGGAAAACAGTGAATACTCAAGTGGCGTCAGACAGTCAGCTAGAATTTCTTTCGAGGACGACTTGTTTGGAAATCAAAAGCAGAACAAACGCAACACTCTGTTAACCCAGACTCTTGAGAAGAACCGTCAAATTCTGTTACACGAGGAACGCGTCGTGGAGGGCCACAACGAGCAAAAGGAGGTGAAAGACGAAGACGATATCGGCGATGCAGACAGTGGCAGAGGGGATAGCTCAGTTTCCAGCGACATGAAGGAAGAGGATCTACCGGATCATTTGCAACTTGGCTCTGAATTCACATTCAGGGTTACCGTGTTACAGGCCATGGGCATTTCCACCGAATATGCTGACATTTTTTGCCAATTCAA TTTCTTGCACCGACACGATGAAGCATTTTCAACTGAGCCAGTAAAAAATACAGGAAAAGGATGTCCTCCTGGATTTTATCACGTACAAAAT ATCACGGTGACGGTAACAAAATCATTCTTGGAATATCTAAAAACTCAGCCAATCGTTTTCGAAGTTTTTGGACACTATCAGCAACATCCTCTGCATAAAGATGCAAAACTGGAATA CGTAAGACAACCACCGAAGAGAATGCTTCCGCCATCTATACCTATCAGTCAACCCGTACGTTCACCGAAATTCGGCAGTGTTTTACCATCTCCGAGCACGTCACACGTGCACGCGAAATACGATGTATTAGTTTGGTTTGAGATTTGCGAGTTAGCGCCGAACGGTGAATACGTACCATCCGTGGTCGACCATAGCGACGATCTACCGTGTCGTGGATTGTTTTTGCTCCATCAGGGAATCCAGCGTCGGATTCGAATTACCATTGTACACGAACCAGCGTCTGAGCTGCGATGGAAAGATGTGAGAGAGTTGGTCGTCGGACGTATTAGAAACACGCCAGAACCAGAGGAAGAGGACAATGATTCGTCGGTGCTTTCGTTAGGGCTTTTCCCTGGCGAATATCTAGAAGTACCTGGTGATGATAGATGCATGTTCAGATTCGAGGCAGCGTGGGATAGTTCTCTTCATAATTCGGCCTTGCTCAATAGAGTTACAGCTTACGGAGAACAAATCTTCATGACAATTTCTGCTTACCTTGAG TTGGAGAATTGTGGAAGACCAGCGATCATCACGAAAGACTTGAGTATGATCATTTATGGCAGAGACGCCAGAGTAGGGCCACGTTCTCTGAAGCACCTATTCAGCGGAAGCTACCGCAATCAAGAAGCAAACAGACTCAGTGGTGTTTACGAGCTGGTCTTGCGTCGTTCTTCGGAAGCAG GCGTTCAGAGGAGACAACGGCGTGTATTGGACACCAGCTCTACGTATGTTAGAGGAGAGGAAAATCTTCATGGATGGAGACCACGGGGAGATAGCTTAATATTCGATCACCAATGGGAGTTAGAAAAATTGACAAGATTGGAAGAGGTGGAAAGAGTAAGACACACGCTATTATTACGAGAAAAGCTCGGTATCGACAAAGTGTCATTCTGCAATAAAATATCTCATGATTTCACAAAGAGTGAGAAG GAGGTCTGCAACATGATGGCGAAAGCGACGAATGAAACGCATGCCAGCCCGGTGAAATTGAAGCGTTCAACTAGTAAAGACGTTTACGAGCCTTGGGAGATGaccgaaagagaaaaagaactaGCCACAAAGTATATCAAACTTATTCAAGGTCGCATTCCAAGCAAAGAACCCATTCTATTGTCCGACGTTTCACCCGGAGAAGACACTATGGCCGATATGACGGCATCTATGATATCTTCGGTGATATCATCCTCGTCCCAAGA GTTAAGTTCACCGGAGAGAGCTAGACTGCAGGAACTGCAGGAGAGTATATTAGCCAGTGAATCCGCTAATCAACCGTGTACAATCGCACCGGCTCCATTGGGTTCATCTTCCCCATCGAAGGAGAATTTGGTACTCTACGTGCCGGAAGTCGAAGAAATTCGCATCAGTCCGGTTATTGCCAGAAAAGGATACCTAAATGTTCTCGAACACAAGACTAATGGTTGGAAGAAACGTTGGGTG GCTGTACGACGACCATACGTTTTAATCTTTCGGGAAGAAAAGGACCCAGTGGAGAGAGCTCTCATTAATTTAGCTACTGCTCAAGTTGAATATTCTGAAGATCAATTGGCTATGGTGAAAGTACCAAATACTTTCAG CGTCGTTACAAAACATCGaggatatttattgcaaacttTAGGAGATAAGGAGGTTTATGACTGGCTGTACGCTATTAATCCTCTTCTTGCTGGTCAAATCAG GTCAAAACTAGCACGCAAGGGGCCAGCTACAAATCTGAATAACGCTTCGCCTGTTGGTCTAGTCCCGCCCATAGATCAACAGTCGAACCAAAATAAGTGA
- the unc-104 gene encoding kinesin family member unc-104 isoform X9 encodes MSSVKVAVRVRPFNNREISREAQCIIEMSGNTTSILNPKAPPGSKDALKSFNYDYSYFSMDPNDANYSSQLMVYKDIGEEMLEHAFEGYNVCIFAYGQTGAGKSYTMMGKQEEGQEGIIPQICKDLFRKISRNSNECLKYSVEVSYMEIYCERVRDLLNPKNKGNLRVREHPLLGPYVEDLSKLAVMSYQDIHDLIDEGNKARTVAATNMNETSSRSHAVFTIFFTQQKQDSATGLVTEKVSKISLVDLAGSERADSTGAKGTRLKEGANINKSLTTLGKVISALAEIATKKKKKADFIPYRDSVLTWLLRENLGGNSKTAMIAAVSPADINYDETLSTLRYADRAKQIVCKAVVNEDANAKLIRELKEEIQKLRELLKQEGIDVQEGDEIVRATKREDDVKESRPRIPSHTTSTIAEEAVDQLQASEKLIAELNETWEEKLKRTEIIRLQREAVFAEMGVAVKEDGVTVGVFSPKKTPHLVNLNEDPLMSECLIYYIKDGFTRIGSAEANIPQDIQLCGPHILSEHCVFENHEGIITLIPKKGALIYVNGREVTEPIVLKTGSRVILGKNHVFRFNHPDQVRERREKGSPAETPGNGETVDWNFAQIELLEKQGIDLKAEMEKRLLALEEQFRKEKEEADQLFEEQRKNYEARIDALQRQVEEQSMTMSMYSSYTPEDFNNIEEDIFESNWTEREFQLAAWAFRKWKYHQFTSLRDDLWGNAIFLKEANAISVELKKKVQFQFTLLTDTLYSPLPSDLLPVIDDEEEEERPFPRTIVAVEVQDTKNGATHYWTLDKLRQRLELMREMYHNEAELSPTSPDFNIESITGGDPFYDRFPWFRMVGRSFVYLSNLMYPVPLIHKVAIVNEKGDVKGYLRVAVQAVVEEENSEYSSGVRQSARISFEDDLFGNQKQNKRNTLLTQTLEKNRQILLHEERVVEGHNEQKEVKDEDDIGDADSGRGDSSVSSDMKEEDLPDHLQLGSEFTFRVTVLQAMGISTEYADIFCQFNFLHRHDEAFSTEPVKNTGKGCPPGFYHVQNITVTVTKSFLEYLKTQPIVFEVFGHYQQHPLHKDAKLEYVRQPPKRMLPPSIPISQPVRSPKFGSVLPSPSTSHVHAKYDVLVWFEICELAPNGEYVPSVVDHSDDLPCRGLFLLHQGIQRRIRITIVHEPASELRWKDVRELVVGRIRNTPEPEEEDNDSSVLSLGLFPGEYLEVPGDDRCMFRFEAAWDSSLHNSALLNRVTAYGEQIFMTISAYLELENCGRPAIITKDLSMIIYGRDARVGPRSLKHLFSGSYRNQEANRLSGVYELVLRRSSEAGSPGVQRRQRRVLDTSSTYVRGEENLHGWRPRGDSLIFDHQWELEKLTRLEEVERVRHTLLLREKLGIDKVSFCNKISHDFTKSEKEVCNMMAKATNETHASPVKLKRSTSKDVYEPWEMTEREKELATKYIKLIQGRIPSKEPILLSDVSPGEDTMADMTASMISSVISSSSQELSSPERARLQELQESILASESANQPCTIAPAPLGSSSPSKENLVLYVPEVEEIRISPVIARKGYLNVLEHKTNGWKKRWVAVRRPYVLIFREEKDPVERALINLATAQVEYSEDQLAMVKVPNTFSVVTKHRGYLLQTLGDKEVYDWLYAINPLLAGQIRSKLARKGPATNLNNASPVGLVPPIDQQSNQNK; translated from the exons ATGTCGTCGGTAAAGGTGGCGGTGAGGGTACGGCCCTTCAACAATCGAGAGATCTCCCGTGAGGCACAATGTATCATCGAAATGTCCGGCAATACTACTT CGATATTGAATCCCAAAGCACCACCGGGCAGCAAAGATGCGCTCAAGAGCTTCAATTACGATTATTCCTATTTTTCCATGGAC CCAAACGACGCAAATTATTCTTCACAACTAATGGTCTACAAGGATATCGGCGAAGAGATGTTGGAGCATGCTTTCGAAG GTTACAACGTCTGTATATTCGCTTATGGACAGACCGGTGCTGGCAAATCGTACACCATGATGGGTAAACAAGAAGAAGGTCAAGAGGGAATAATACCTCAAATTTGCAAGGACCTCTTTAGAAAAATCAGTCGCAATTCAAATGAGTGCCTGAAGTATTCTGTTGAAGTGAGTTATATGGAAATATACTGCGAAAGGGTGCGGGATCTCTTAAATCCCAAGAACAAAGGAAACCTTCGTGTACGGGAGCATCCTCTGCTTGGACCGTACGTTGAGGACCTGTCCAAATTGGCGGTGATGTCGTATCAAGATATTCATGATCTTATCGATGAAGGGAACAAGGCAAG gaCGGTAGCAGCCACAAATATGAACGAAACGTCTAGCAGATCTCATGCCGTATTTACGATATTCTTCACGCAACAAAAGCAGGATTCTGCAACAGGATTAGTGACAGAAAAAGTCAGCAAAATCTCCCTGGTCGATTTGGCGGGTTCTGAAAGGGCTGATTCTACTGGTGCAAAGGGTACGAGGTTGAAAGAAGGTGCCAATATTAACAAAAGCTTGACGACCCTTGGAAAGGTTATCAGTGCCCTTGCTGAAATT GCgactaaaaagaagaaaaaggctGATTTCATCCCCTATAGAGATTCTGTTCTAACGTGGCTTTTGAGAGAAAATCTAGGAGGTAATTCTAAAACAGCAATGATTGCGGCAGTGAGTCCAGCGGACATCAATTACGATGAAACCCTCTCCACCTTACG ATATGCAGACAGAGCGAAACAAATAGTTTGCAAAGCCGTCGTCAACGAAGACGCGAACGCGAAGCTTATCAGAGAACTCAAAGAAGAGATTCAAAAATTGCGGGAATTGCTGAAACAAGAGGGTATTGATGTTCAAGAAG GGGATGAAATCGTCCGAGCAACCAAACGCGAGGACGACGTGAAGGAAAGTCGACCCAGAATCCCATCTCACACCACATCGACTATCGCTGAAGAAGCAGTGGATCAATTGCAAGCTTCAGAAAAACTTATAGCcg AATTGAATGAAACATGGGAAGAGAAGCTGAAACGAACCGAGATAATTCGTTTACAACGCGAGGCGGTGTTCGCCGAAATGGGGGTTGCTGTGAAAGAGGATGGAGTCACGGTTGGTGTATTCTCTCCAAAAAAGACTCCTCACTTGGTGAATCTGAATGAGGATCCGCTCATGTCCGAGTGTTTGATTTACTACATCAAGGATGGCTTCACACGTATCGGTAGCGCCGAAGCTAACATACCGCAAGATATACAGTTATGTGGTCCTCACATACTGAGCGAGCACTGCGTCTTCGAGAATCACGAGGGTATTATTACCCTGATTCCGAAGAAAGGAGCTTTAATTTACGTCAATGGACGTGAGGTCACTGAACCGATCGTTCTGAAGACCGGATCTCGCGTCATCTTAGGAAAGAATCATGTGTTCAGATTCAATCATCCTGATCAGG TCCGTGAACGAAGAGAGAAGGGATCTCCAGCAGAAACTCCTGGAAATGGAGAAACAGTCGACTGGAACTTTGCACAGATTGAATTACTGGAAAAACAAGGAATTGATCTAAAAGCTGAGATGGAGAAGAGATTATTAGCTTTGGAAGAACAATTCCgtaaagagaaggaagaggcgGACCAATTGTTCGAAGAGCAAAGAAAG AACTACGAGGCCCGAATAGACGCACTGCAACGACAGGTTGAGGAACAAAGCATGACGATGTCAATGTACAGCAGTTATACCCCCGAAGACTTTAACAATATCGAGGAAGATATTTTCG AGAGCAACTGGACCGAGAGAGAGTTCCAACTGGCCGCTTGGGCCTTCCGCAAGTGGAAATATCATCAATTCACAAGTCTTCGGGATGATCTATGGGGCAACGCTATATTCCTCAAAGAAGCTAACGCTATTTCTGTCGAACTCAAAAAGAAG GTACAATTCCAGTTTACTTTGCTCACGGATACGCTTTACTCGCCGCTTCCTTCGGATCTCTTACCTGTCATtgacgacgaggaagaagaagaaaggccATTCCCGCGTACTATAGTTGCTGTAGAAGTTCAAGACACGAAGAATGGCGCGACACATTACTGGACACTCGATAAACTTAG ACAAAGACTTGAACTGATGCGAGAAATGTATCACAACGAGGCAGAATTGTCGCCGACATCCCCGGATTTTAATATCGAGTCCATCACTGGAGGTGATCCATTCTACGACCGTTTTCCCTGGTTCCGAATGGTTGGCAG GTCTTTCGTATATCTAAGCAATCTTATGTATCCCGTACCATTGATCCACAAAGTAGCGATAGTAAACGAAAAGGGAGACGTAAAAGGCTACTTGCGTGTAGCTGTGCAAGCTGTTGTTG AAGAGGAAAACAGTGAATACTCAAGTGGCGTCAGACAGTCAGCTAGAATTTCTTTCGAGGACGACTTGTTTGGAAATCAAAAGCAGAACAAACGCAACACTCTGTTAACCCAGACTCTTGAGAAGAACCGTCAAATTCTGTTACACGAGGAACGCGTCGTGGAGGGCCACAACGAGCAAAAGGAGGTGAAAGACGAAGACGATATCGGCGATGCAGACAGTGGCAGAGGGGATAGCTCAGTTTCCAGCGACATGAAGGAAGAGGATCTACCGGATCATTTGCAACTTGGCTCTGAATTCACATTCAGGGTTACCGTGTTACAGGCCATGGGCATTTCCACCGAATATGCTGACATTTTTTGCCAATTCAA TTTCTTGCACCGACACGATGAAGCATTTTCAACTGAGCCAGTAAAAAATACAGGAAAAGGATGTCCTCCTGGATTTTATCACGTACAAAAT ATCACGGTGACGGTAACAAAATCATTCTTGGAATATCTAAAAACTCAGCCAATCGTTTTCGAAGTTTTTGGACACTATCAGCAACATCCTCTGCATAAAGATGCAAAACTGGAATA CGTAAGACAACCACCGAAGAGAATGCTTCCGCCATCTATACCTATCAGTCAACCCGTACGTTCACCGAAATTCGGCAGTGTTTTACCATCTCCGAGCACGTCACACGTGCACGCGAAATACGATGTATTAGTTTGGTTTGAGATTTGCGAGTTAGCGCCGAACGGTGAATACGTACCATCCGTGGTCGACCATAGCGACGATCTACCGTGTCGTGGATTGTTTTTGCTCCATCAGGGAATCCAGCGTCGGATTCGAATTACCATTGTACACGAACCAGCGTCTGAGCTGCGATGGAAAGATGTGAGAGAGTTGGTCGTCGGACGTATTAGAAACACGCCAGAACCAGAGGAAGAGGACAATGATTCGTCGGTGCTTTCGTTAGGGCTTTTCCCTGGCGAATATCTAGAAGTACCTGGTGATGATAGATGCATGTTCAGATTCGAGGCAGCGTGGGATAGTTCTCTTCATAATTCGGCCTTGCTCAATAGAGTTACAGCTTACGGAGAACAAATCTTCATGACAATTTCTGCTTACCTTGAG TTGGAGAATTGTGGAAGACCAGCGATCATCACGAAAGACTTGAGTATGATCATTTATGGCAGAGACGCCAGAGTAGGGCCACGTTCTCTGAAGCACCTATTCAGCGGAAGCTACCGCAATCAAGAAGCAAACAGACTCAGTGGTGTTTACGAGCTGGTCTTGCGTCGTTCTTCGGAAGCAGGTAGCCCAG GCGTTCAGAGGAGACAACGGCGTGTATTGGACACCAGCTCTACGTATGTTAGAGGAGAGGAAAATCTTCATGGATGGAGACCACGGGGAGATAGCTTAATATTCGATCACCAATGGGAGTTAGAAAAATTGACAAGATTGGAAGAGGTGGAAAGAGTAAGACACACGCTATTATTACGAGAAAAGCTCGGTATCGACAAAGTGTCATTCTGCAATAAAATATCTCATGATTTCACAAAGAGTGAGAAG GAGGTCTGCAACATGATGGCGAAAGCGACGAATGAAACGCATGCCAGCCCGGTGAAATTGAAGCGTTCAACTAGTAAAGACGTTTACGAGCCTTGGGAGATGaccgaaagagaaaaagaactaGCCACAAAGTATATCAAACTTATTCAAGGTCGCATTCCAAGCAAAGAACCCATTCTATTGTCCGACGTTTCACCCGGAGAAGACACTATGGCCGATATGACGGCATCTATGATATCTTCGGTGATATCATCCTCGTCCCAAGA GTTAAGTTCACCGGAGAGAGCTAGACTGCAGGAACTGCAGGAGAGTATATTAGCCAGTGAATCCGCTAATCAACCGTGTACAATCGCACCGGCTCCATTGGGTTCATCTTCCCCATCGAAGGAGAATTTGGTACTCTACGTGCCGGAAGTCGAAGAAATTCGCATCAGTCCGGTTATTGCCAGAAAAGGATACCTAAATGTTCTCGAACACAAGACTAATGGTTGGAAGAAACGTTGGGTG GCTGTACGACGACCATACGTTTTAATCTTTCGGGAAGAAAAGGACCCAGTGGAGAGAGCTCTCATTAATTTAGCTACTGCTCAAGTTGAATATTCTGAAGATCAATTGGCTATGGTGAAAGTACCAAATACTTTCAG CGTCGTTACAAAACATCGaggatatttattgcaaacttTAGGAGATAAGGAGGTTTATGACTGGCTGTACGCTATTAATCCTCTTCTTGCTGGTCAAATCAG GTCAAAACTAGCACGCAAGGGGCCAGCTACAAATCTGAATAACGCTTCGCCTGTTGGTCTAGTCCCGCCCATAGATCAACAGTCGAACCAAAATAAGTGA